A single Falco naumanni isolate bFalNau1 chromosome 20, bFalNau1.pat, whole genome shotgun sequence DNA region contains:
- the LOC121079987 gene encoding casein kinase I-like, with protein sequence MKRCGAEGDYDFTVTEPFGPSLEDLFGVCSRKLSLETVLWLAGETTGRIEYVHWKNLIQRDVKPGNLLTGRGQSSLLNSIRIIKGAVC encoded by the exons atgaagcggtgtggagctgaaggggactacgatttcacggtgacggagccatttggaccgagtcttgaagatctCTTCGGCGTTTGTTCAAGGAAACTTAGTCTCGAGACAGTCCTCTGGCTCGCTGGCGAaacg actggtcgaattgaatatgttcactggaagaacttgatccagcgagatgtgaagccGGGCAACTTGCTAAcgggccgtgggcagagttcccttcTCAATTCCATTCGTATAATAAAGGGTGCAGTCTGttag